Genomic DNA from Candidatus Koribacter versatilis Ellin345:
TTTCGGCGGATGCGCTGTGATTCCACAGAGACAGAGCTTTTGCAGGTTGACGCCGTCGGCGGCGCGAAAAAATGCGCCAACGTTGTACATGCTGCGCACGTTGTCGAGAAGCACGGCAACGGGGAGACGGCTGGGGTCTGACATCAGAGCAGGGAACCCGGCAATGCGGTCAGCGCCTGGTCGAGGTCGTCGATGAGATCGGCGGTGTCTTCGAGGCCAACGGACATTCGCAGGAGCGATTCGGGAGCGCGCGTGTGCGCGCCCTCGATGGAGGCACGATGCTCGACCAGTGTGTGGGTGCCTCCCAAGCTGGTGGCGCGGATGATTAGCTGAAAGCGTGAGGAAACGAGGAAGGCTTCCGCACGTGCGCCACGAATTTCGAAAGAGAGCATGCCACCGAAGGCACGCATTTGCCGCTTGGCGATTGCGTGACCGGGATCGTTCGTTAGGCCCGGGTAGCGAACCTTCGACACCGCTGCGTGCGCTGAGAGAAATTCGGCGATCTTCTGTGCGTTTTCGCAATGGATGCGCATGCGGGCCGGGAGGCTTTCGATACCGCGCAGAATCAGCCAGCAATCGAACGGGGAGAGAACGGCGCCGCCGTTGTGTTGGAAATCGCGAATCTTGTGGGCGAGGTCGCCGGCCCGCTTGAGGATGACCGCGCCACCCATGGCGTCGCTATGGCCGGAGAGGTATTTCGTGAGCGAGTGGACGACGAGATCGGCGCCGAGTTCGAGCGGGCGCTGCAATGCCGGCGTGGCGAAGGTGTTCTCGCAGGCGAAGAGCGCACCGTGCTCGTGGGCAATCGCAGCGATGGGTTCGATGGCCACGACTTCGATCAGCGGGTTGGTTGGCGTTTCGAGCCAGAAGAGCTTTGTGCCTGGTCGAACCGCGGCACGAGTCTCGTCAAGGTTGCGCATGTCAACTACGGTGTGCTGGATCCCGTAGCGCGTGAAGATGCCGTTGATGAGTTCGCGGACGCCGTAATACATGTCGCGATGAAGCACGACGTGATCGCCGGGCGAGAGAATTTGAAAGACCGAAAACGTGGCGCCCATCCCGGAACTGAAGGCGATGGCTTCTTCGCCCACTTCAAGCGCGCTCAGGCAGGCTTCGAGGGCCTTGCGATTGGGGTTGGCGTCGCGGATGTAACTGTAGCCGCGGGAGAAGGCACCGTCGGTATCGCGCTCGAACGTCGTGGAAGGATAGATGGGCATAGCGACCGCGCCGGTGGAGGGATCAACATTCCTGCCGGCATGGACGGCTATCGTTTGAAAGCCGTGAGACTTCTTTATGGAATCGGCCATGGGAGCCATTCTAAAAGAACAAGGACCACAGCGTGCGTGCCGTGGTCCTGTGGTCTCGCCATGCAGTGAGCTACCTGGGTTCGGCAGCCTTGGATCCAGTGGTTGCCGTCCACACGGGTGGACGATCTAGTTCCCGGCCTTCGCTTTTGCTGCGGCTGCTTTGATATGAGCCTGGTAGTGCTTGAGGGCGGTGGGATTGTGGGCTAACGAGACCTGCTGGTCTGCGGTCGCGCCGAAGTATTCAGGGTGAAGGTAGAGGCCGCGCTCGGCGGCGTCTTTCGCGACTTCGACGTCGAGCGGATTGTGGGCGGCGTAGGCGTCGTGACGAACGGCCGTGACTTGCCACGAGACTTCGACGTTCGGTTTGTTGGTCTTGATCGTGAATTGGTGCATGGCAATTTTGCTGCCGACGATGGCCTGCGCAAATTCGCCGACGACGGTGAGTTGATAACGGAAGTCGGCATTGAGCGCTTCAAACCACTCGGGCAGACGTACCACGGCCACGCCCGCCCCATTGGTGGTGATGTTGCCAGAGTAGATATTCATCATCTCGGAAGACTCGACGCTGGCGTGGTAGAGGAACTTGTTGGCGGGATCGAGGGGATGATCGATCTTGAAGTCCTTGGTGCCGGCGGTGATGGAGCCGCTTACGGAAATATTTCCAAGGAAATACGCAGCGAGTCCCTTGGGAGAACCACCGGAAGAGATGATGCCGGCGCCGCCCGTATAGGTGGAATTGACGCCATCGCCGCCGTAAACTTCCATCCCGTTGCCTCCAAAGTAGGTGTCGGAAGCGCCGCCCTGGAAGATGGCGGCGTCACCTGCTGACTTGCCGGTCCCGTCTGCTCCGGTGGCGGAAAAGGCGTCGTTGCTAGCGGAGAAGTTTGCGGGAAGGCTGGCGCTGAGACCCGCTTCGAAGACCCCGGAACCGTCATGCACGTCAAGCGCCTGGTAGCCGGGATGGCTGATGTAGATGAGACCTGTGGTAGTTACGGGGCCGGTGTAGAGCACACCGCCGGAACCGATGAGAACTTCGTCGGTGTTGTTCTCACGGAAATGCAACGTGCCACCAGTCGGCCGGTTGACGAAGACATCGTCGTTCTGTTGGAGCAGAGCGTAGCTTTGGCATCCACTGGGATCGCCGAAACTAATGCCGGCAGAGGGAGCACCGCATCCTACATCGCCGATGAGAGCGGTTTGGCCTTTCCCTGTAAACGTGCCGCTGCCGTAACCGTCCACGGAGAAGACTTCCGTACTCGATGCGCCGGCTTGGCCGCTGAGAAGTTTGCCGCCGGTTGCAGTGTTCTGAAATACAGCAGCGATACCGTTCGGACTCGCCGCGGATGCAACCAGACCCTTGGTTTGTCCAGTAGCGGAGATCGCGGTGCCGTAGATCGCTACGCCGCTGGTGGAGGCGGTGCTGCCGCGGAATCCGTTGGCTGTGCCGGTGGTGGAGGTGTTTTGTCCGAAGACGCCATAGCCGCTGGGGGAAGACGAGACGCCTTTCACGCCAGTGCCAGTACCGGTGGTTGGAGTTGACACGCCGTACACCGCAATGCCGCCGGATGAACTCGTACTTCCACGCACGCCAATTGCAATTCCCGTAGTCGCCGAATTCGTTCCGACCACTCCGTAGGCAGCAGCGTTGGTCGTACTGCTTTGAACGCCGTTGCCTGTCCCTGCATTGGCGACGAGCGCATTGCCGGTGCCGTTCTGGGTGACGAGGACAACTTGATTGGTGGTGGTGTCAACGAAATTTGTGGCGGTGCTAGAGAGGGCGCTGCCCTTTGCGGGGGAGTCCTGTTTCTTCGCTGTAGCGGTCGCAGGCCCTTGCGCGACTCTTTGCTCAACGACGGACGCAAGCTTGTCAGCGGTGACGAACTCGCTGGCGGCGTGCCCAGCGAGAGTCTCGGCCTCAGCTGCTTTCAGTGCGTAGGGAACACTTACCAGAAGCACACGCGGTTGGTCAGGACGGTCCTCGATGTGAATGCCGAGCCACTGAGCCTCGCCGGAGATGAATAGATCTGCGGGAACGCCATCGGGCTTTGTCGCGCCGAGAAGCACGGTGTAGCGGCCATCGGCGTCGAGCTTAACGTTCTGGGTTTCCGTCCAGAGTTGGGATTTATCTTCGGGTCCCTTATGCAACGTGAAGGTGATGCCGGTCATTCCAGTGACGCCTTTGGCCTGACCCGTGAATCGGATGAGGTGTGGAACAGTTGGGCGAACCTCTGTGGAGGGCCGAACGTCTTGAGGAAAAGCGGAAACACAGAACAACAGCGCGATGCATACCGCGGAGAGATATCTCACGTGCGATGCTCCTGCTAAGTTTTTTGAACGAATTGCCTGCGCTGTGGGGCATCACAGCGGAAAACCAGGGCACTTAGGGAAAGGGAAATGAGTTTAACCGCACTCCGCGGGAAACGCGATGGCACGTTTCGGCCAGGCCGTTTCGGTGGCCGGTTTAGAAAGGAGAGGGCGAAGAGCTAGTGGCAAGTTCGCGAATGACGTCGAAGATGCTGGCTTCGGCGAGGGCGTCGGGTTGAATTGCCGCGAGCGCAACGGTGGCGGAGAACTGCGGCGGCTCGCGACGATAGGCGATCTTGAGGAAGTCGTAACTGCGCGAAGCCGTGAGGGCGTCCATCATGTTTACGATGTCGTGCTGCCAGTCTTTGCGCGTGGTGATGACGACCTGGCCCAGGCGTTGTGCATGCCATTCCCGGTCTTTGGCGGAGCGCTGCTGCGGTTTGAAACACGTTGCCGACCAGCGATGGTTGAGTAGCTCCAGGTTGGCGGCGGGCGCGCAGTCGAGAGTCGCGGCAAAGGTCGCCGTTTCCTGGTGCTTGCGTAAGCGGTACCAGAGCCAGCTCAACGGCATCTCGCACGGAGCCATCTGCACGATGAGGTGGGGATCTCGGAAAGTCGCAGTGCCGAGATGAAGATCTACCTGAAAGCGCGAGGCCGAATGCCAGTGCACGGAGTCCACGCGGCCATGATGGCGGCAGGCAACTTCGACCCAATTCACGATGCGGCGGGAACGCTTACGAAGCCAGTGCCGCCACGCGAGATACCAAATGACAAGAAGCGCGACTGCAATCCCGCCGTCAGTTAGGGCCGACCACAACATCTCGAAAGCTAAGATGCCGACAGCAGGAATGTAGATGTTCGGGAGTGCCGTGTGGAGATGGGGATGGTTTCGAGGAAAGGGGTCCTTCGACTTCGAACGCTTCGCGTTCTCCGCTCAGGATGACAGAGATCAGATCGGGATGACAGAGGTGGTTACTCTGTCGGGGGCTTGTCGAGAACATAGACGTGGGAGATGCCGCCGGGGCGCACGTTGTTCTTCTGGAAACATTCCTTGATGCGGCGGCGGAGATCGCGGCTGACCGCGTATTGCTTACCGGGCAAAGTTTTGACGAGCATCAGGTAATCCACTTCGCCGGCGGAAACCTTCTCAATGCCGGGAACTTCAGGGCTGCCGACAATTAAATCTTTGAGCTCGGGATCCTGCTGGATTTCTATGCCGACCTGCTTGAGGAGGCCGGTGACTTTCTCGCTGGGCTCGTCGTAAGCGACGGAGACATGCATGGCGACCTGAGTCCAATCGCGCGTGAGATTGGTAACGACCGTGATGGAACTGTTCGGGATGATGTGCAGGGAGCCGTTGCCGTCGCGCAGAATGGTGCGGCGGAGGCTCATGAGTTCGACGACACCGGTCTTGTCGGCGATTTTGATGGTGTCGCCCACTTCGTACTGATTTTCGACGAGGATGAAGAAACCGGTTACGACGTCCTTCACCAGTGTTTGGGCGCCGAAACCGATCGCGAGGCCTGCCACGCCGGCGCTGGCGAGCAGTGGTCCCATGTTGATGCCGAACAACGGCAGGACCTGCAACGCTGCGAGCAAGGCAATGATAAAAACGCCCGTGCTGTAGAGGATGCCAGACAGGGTGCGGATTTGCTGGGAGCGGACGGCGGTGGGAAGCGCTCCGGTTTTGCCCAGGTGCGACAACCGCCCGGTGATGAGCTTCAGTAACCGTGTGAGAATAAACGCGATGATGAGGACCGCGATCACCTTGGGCAAGTCGCGGCGCACGAATTCAATGAGGTCATCGGCCCACTCGTCCCACAAAGCCTGGAAACGGCGGTGAGCATTCCATCCGGCTTGGGCGGCAGCAGCGGGCAGATCGAGGCGGATCACGAACATTGCAGGCGGATTATAGCAACCGGGGCGAATTGCGAATCGAGGGTGAATCCGCTGCTTATAATGTGAGGAGAACTCATAGGGGCAACTATGAATCTTCGCGCTTTCATCGTGTCGACCGCTCTTCTTTTCACGTTCCTACCCGCGCATACGCAGGAACCAGCCACCGAACCCGATCCCCAGTTCACCGCGCAGCGCGGGAGTCCGAGCACGTGGTCGCAAGACCAACTACGTAAGATGCAAAAAGCCCAGACCGTGGAACGCCAGAAAAAACTCAAAGAAGACACCGACAAGCTGCTCAGCCTGGCGACGGAATTGAAGGACTCGGTGGACAAGACGAACCAAAACGTGCTCTCACTCGAGGTGATACGGAAGGCGGAAGAGATCGAGAAGCTGGCGAAGAAGATCAAGACGAACATGCGCGACGAAATTCGCTAATCGCCGAAAGTCCTGGGAACCGACCAATGAAAAGCGCCATCCGTTTTGGATGGCGCTTCTTTTTGCCTGAGTGAAAGTTATTCGTTCTTCAGCGAACCGATGCGCATTCCGTAGAAGGAACGCCATACGAAGAACGCCGAGACGATGAAGAACGCCAGAGCCAGGATGCGTCCGAGCGGTCCGCCGTTCTTTTCGAGCGAGACGGCGAGTTCGACGGCGAGCAATCCGAAGAGCGTGGTGAACTTGATCACCGGGTTCATCGCGACCGAAGAGGTGTCTTTGAAGGGATCGCCGACGGTGTCGCCGACAACGGTGGCATCGTGCAGCGGCGTGCCCTTGGCTTTGAGTTCGACTTCCACGACCTTCTTGGCGTTGTCCCACGCACCGCCGGCATTGGCCATGAAGATGGCTTCATACAAGCCGAAGATCGCGATGGAGATCAGGTAGCCGATAAAGAAGAACGGCTCGAAGAAGGCGAAAGCAAGCGTCCCGAAGAAGACGGCAAGGAAGATGTTGAACATGCCCTTCTGCGCGTACTGAGTGCAGATGGCCACGACCTTCTTGCTGTCCGCAACGGAGGCTTTTTCGATGCCTTCCAATTTGATGTTGGCCTTGATGAACTCGACCGCGCGGTAAGCGCCGGTGCTCACGGCCTGGATGGATGCGCCCGCGAACCAGAAGATCATGGCGCCGCCAGTGATGAGGCCGAGAACAAACGGAGCGTGCAGCAACGAGAGCTTGCCGACATCGGTGGTGAGGCCGTTGGTGAGCGCCATGATGATGGAGAAGATCATGGTGGTTGCGCCGACGACTGCCGTTCCGATCAGTACCGGTTTGGCGGTGGCTTTGAAGGTATTGCCGGCACCGTCGTTGGCTTCGAGCAGGTGCTTGGCGCGCTCGAAGTTAACGTTGATGTTGAAATCCTTCTTCAGTTCGGCTTCGATGTTGGGCACATTCTCGATCAACGAGAGTTCATAGACGGACTGCGCGTTGTCGGTAACGGGGCCGTAGGAATCAACGGCGATGGTGACAGGACCCATGCCGAGGAAGCCGAAGGCTACGAGTCCGAAGGCGAAGACCGCGGGAGCGAGCATGAGCGCCCCGAGGCCGTGACCTTCCGCCGCGCCCCAAGCAGACACGTAATAACCGACACCCATCAACACGACCATGGTGAGGCCGAGCCAGTAGGCGGAGAAGTTACCGGCTACGAGACCGGAGAGGATGTTGAGCGAGGCGCCGCCTTCTTTCGAGGAGGTAACGACTTCCTGGACGTGCTTGGAGTCCACCGAGGTGAAGACCTTTACGAACTCAGGAATGACCGCGCCTGCCAACGTGCCGCAGGAGATGATCGTGGCGAGCTTCCACCACAGGGTGGTGTCACCGCTAAGGTCGGGAATCATCATCTTGCTAACGATGTAAGTCAGGATGATGGAGACGATTGAGGTGATCCACACCAGAGAGGTGAGCGGGGTCTCGAAGTTCATCTCGTCGGCGTTGCCGAAGCGTCCCTTGGCGATGACCGTATTCAGGAAATACGCGCCGGCGCTGGAGACGAGCATCATGATGCGCATGACGAAGATCCACACCAGAAGCTGGACCTGGACTTTGGGATCGTGAACGCCGAGCAGGATAAAGGTGATGAGCGCGACGCCAGTGACGCCGTAAGTTTCGAAGCCGTCGGCCGATGGGCCAACCGAGTCGCCGGCGTTGTCGCCGGTGCAGTCGGCGATAACGCCGGGGTTGCGGGCATCGTCTTCCTTAATCTTGAAGACGATCTTCATTAAGTCAGAACCGATGTCGGCGATCTTGGTGAAGATGCCGCCGGCGATACGCAGGGCGGCTGCGCCCAGCGATTCACCGATCGCGAAGCCGATAAAGCAAGGGCCAGCGTAGTCGGCGGGGACGAAGAGAAGGATGCAGAGCATGATCAGCAATTCGACGCTGATCAGCATCATGCCAATGCTCATACCCGCGCGCAGCGGGATCTCGTAGATCGAGTACGGCTTGCCGCGAAGGCCGGCAAAGGCTGTCCGCGAGTTCGCAAAAGTGTTGACGCGAATGCCGAACCACGCCACGCCATAGCTGCCGGCAATCCCAACCAGGCTGAAAGCAAGGATGACGGGAAGGGTCACTGCGATCGGCTTATTAGGAACGGGCGCCAGCCATCCGAAGTACATGGCGATGACCACGGCGATGAAGGCCCAGAGGATGAGGATGAACTTGCCTTGCGTCGTTAGATAGGTCTTGCAAGTCTCGTAAATCAGCTCAGAGATTTCGAGCATCGAGCGATGCACCGGCAGGTTCTTGAGCGTCATGTAAATGGCGAGGCCGAAGGCCAGACCGAGAGCGCAAAAGACGAGGCCGATGAGAAGAAGCTTGTGGCCGTCCACACCCATAAAACTGACGGAGGACAGATCGGGAAGCTTCAACGCTGCTTCGCCGCCGGCTTCGGACTGCCCGAAGGCAGCAGTACTGGAGAATGCCAGCACGCCTAAAAAGATGGCCAGGGATATAAAGGACCGATTTATAAAAAGCACAGATTTGGACAAACGCCGCACAGAGGCGTGCCACATACTCATTGTGTTTCCTCCAGGAAAGGCCAAGAAGGGCCCTCCATCGCAAAAGTTCGTTACCGGATCTCCGCCGAGTGTTAAGTGGCGGGCGCAGGTGGGCCAAACTTGCAGCACCTACGATTTTCTCCCATGGCCAGCCCGTTGCACACGTTTTGATGCGCGTGTCTCATTCGGCTCTGACCAAAATCGGAATTTTCCCGAACCCGGGAACCCTGCGGCCATGAATCCGGACGCCGGGATGGCAACGCGCTTCCACTTCAAGACCGAAGTGTTTTGAGGCTTGGCCGCGTCGTGAGATGGATTACCGGCAAACATGCGGGTCGTCGCATCTCCAAAGGCGTGTCTTTATAACATTTCGCTCAAAGCGTGGTCAATTGCGCTGGAAGGGGAACGCGGAGCACACTGAATTTGCATGCCCACGGCGAGTCACTTGCGGCGCGAGATCATTGTCCGAAACCAGCGACGGGTGCGGAACGGCGCGGAAGTCGGAGTCAAAAGCTATGGCCGCGATGAGGTCGTGGTGTATTCCGAGTCGCCGGATGGGCGATCGCATGGGAATTTTTTCCCTGAGAGCTACGCCGCGATCCTCAAACGCCCGGAGTGGCGGCGCCGCCTCGCCAAAGTGCATACCGGCCGCCGAAACCTGCCTAACACCGAAAAGTGGAAGGAACTGGATGCCTGCACCAGCTCCGATGCGCTGCTGATGAACATCTTCTGCCATCCGGAAACGCTGGCGGAAGGGAAGTTGCGGAGATTGATGAGCGTCGATATGGAGGCGGAGCCGGAATTCGGCGTGAGAGTAGCCGCGCCACTGCAGAACGGGCATCGCGATCGTACCGAAGTGGATATGCGCTGGGGCGACCTGCTGGTGGAAGCCAAGCTGACCGAGACGGATTTCCAGTGCTGCCGCGAGGAACTGGTCGAGCGGTACCGCGATTTTGACGAGCTCTTTGACGCGAAGTCGCTGGCGCGCGGCGAAGCTGGGTACGCGAATTATCAGTTGATCCGCGGAGTACTCGCAGCCGCGTCGAACGACGATCGTTTCTGCGTGATCGCTGATGCGCGGCGTCCCGATCTGCGCGAACGCTGGTTCGCCGTGATGCAGAGCGTGCGAAGCTATGACCTTCGCATGCGCTGCCAGATGCTGACCTGGCAGGAGATCTGCGCGGTTCTGCCGGAGATTCTGCAGCAGTGGCTGGGAGAGAAGTACGGAATTTTCACGCCGGGCACGGAGCCGACGATGGATGCGGAGGAGTGGTACTGGTAATCCCACGTTCGTCGCCGGGAAATGCAGCGAGAGTCTTTGACGAGTTTGCGCGCCGTCGCTTACAATAAAACTCGTTACAATTCAGACGCGCACCGTCCTGGTGGGCACGCCAAGTTCCTCAGTAGCTCAATGGCAGAGCATCCGGCTGTTAACCGGAGGGTTGTAGGTTCGAGTCCTACCTGAGGAGCCATTTCTTTTCTGCAACTTACTGGAAAATTTGCCGCTGCTGAGCGGTTAGCGTTGCGTTGGAATTCATGTTGGGTATTTTAAGCGCGTCGCTCGGTATTGCAGCGCGTGAGGCGGATTACTAGCGGTAAGGGGATTTATCGCTAGTAATCGAATCGGTTGCATTTCGGAATGGCTGAGAGCCTGTCAGAACGCGGTATTACGTGCTTCTGGCATTACGAAATCTGTGCAGTAGTCGAAGCGGGGAGTGATTACGATTTTGCCGCTCCGATTGATATATCCGCAATTTCCGCCTCCCAATTGAAGTATTGCCATCCCCTGCGAAAATGGAGCTACCGAAGAAAGAGGCGGGACATCAACTTGAATAGCGACTTTGTCGGAGCGGTCTATGTACGCGCACTCGTTGCCGAGCTGCACCACTTAGAAGTCCTTCGGAGAACTTGAATCCCTGGCACCCAATCGAGTTCAAGTATCTTGAACGAGTCACCGCTTTGCCGCTGCGATCAATGATCCAATAGTGCTGATCCCGCCCAACAACAGCAACTCCCTCCGAAAAGTCCACAGCGCCATCAAATTCCGCTTTTATAGCGAGATTGCCGCTCGCATCGATGTAGCCCCATTTGTCACCAATATGCACCGACGCAAGGCCGTCAGAAAAACGTCCCGCCCCGTTGCCGAGTTCAACAGTGCGGAGAGGATTTCCGGCGGTGTCGATGTACTGCGTTTTGCCATTATGAGATACTGCAGCGAACCCTTCTTCAAACAGTGTCGCAGTGTCAAATTTCAGCGCAATACGCACCGTGCCACTCGTATCAATGTAACCGTACATTTCCCCGATTCTTACCGGCGAGAGTCCTTCGGAAAATGCACCAGCATCCCGGAACTGCGGCTCAATCACTACTCTTCCTGAGGGATCCACGAAGCCATACCGTTTTGCGACCATCACGGTGGCAAGTC
This window encodes:
- a CDS encoding trans-sulfuration enzyme family protein → MADSIKKSHGFQTIAVHAGRNVDPSTGAVAMPIYPSTTFERDTDGAFSRGYSYIRDANPNRKALEACLSALEVGEEAIAFSSGMGATFSVFQILSPGDHVVLHRDMYYGVRELINGIFTRYGIQHTVVDMRNLDETRAAVRPGTKLFWLETPTNPLIEVVAIEPIAAIAHEHGALFACENTFATPALQRPLELGADLVVHSLTKYLSGHSDAMGGAVILKRAGDLAHKIRDFQHNGGAVLSPFDCWLILRGIESLPARMRIHCENAQKIAEFLSAHAAVSKVRYPGLTNDPGHAIAKRQMRAFGGMLSFEIRGARAEAFLVSSRFQLIIRATSLGGTHTLVEHRASIEGAHTRAPESLLRMSVGLEDTADLIDDLDQALTALPGSLL
- a CDS encoding mechanosensitive ion channel family protein, producing the protein MFVIRLDLPAAAAQAGWNAHRRFQALWDEWADDLIEFVRRDLPKVIAVLIIAFILTRLLKLITGRLSHLGKTGALPTAVRSQQIRTLSGILYSTGVFIIALLAALQVLPLFGINMGPLLASAGVAGLAIGFGAQTLVKDVVTGFFILVENQYEVGDTIKIADKTGVVELMSLRRTILRDGNGSLHIIPNSSITVVTNLTRDWTQVAMHVSVAYDEPSEKVTGLLKQVGIEIQQDPELKDLIVGSPEVPGIEKVSAGEVDYLMLVKTLPGKQYAVSRDLRRRIKECFQKNNVRPGGISHVYVLDKPPTE
- a CDS encoding sodium-translocating pyrophosphatase encodes the protein MSMWHASVRRLSKSVLFINRSFISLAIFLGVLAFSSTAAFGQSEAGGEAALKLPDLSSVSFMGVDGHKLLLIGLVFCALGLAFGLAIYMTLKNLPVHRSMLEISELIYETCKTYLTTQGKFILILWAFIAVVIAMYFGWLAPVPNKPIAVTLPVILAFSLVGIAGSYGVAWFGIRVNTFANSRTAFAGLRGKPYSIYEIPLRAGMSIGMMLISVELLIMLCILLFVPADYAGPCFIGFAIGESLGAAALRIAGGIFTKIADIGSDLMKIVFKIKEDDARNPGVIADCTGDNAGDSVGPSADGFETYGVTGVALITFILLGVHDPKVQVQLLVWIFVMRIMMLVSSAGAYFLNTVIAKGRFGNADEMNFETPLTSLVWITSIVSIILTYIVSKMMIPDLSGDTTLWWKLATIISCGTLAGAVIPEFVKVFTSVDSKHVQEVVTSSKEGGASLNILSGLVAGNFSAYWLGLTMVVLMGVGYYVSAWGAAEGHGLGALMLAPAVFAFGLVAFGFLGMGPVTIAVDSYGPVTDNAQSVYELSLIENVPNIEAELKKDFNINVNFERAKHLLEANDGAGNTFKATAKPVLIGTAVVGATTMIFSIIMALTNGLTTDVGKLSLLHAPFVLGLITGGAMIFWFAGASIQAVSTGAYRAVEFIKANIKLEGIEKASVADSKKVVAICTQYAQKGMFNIFLAVFFGTLAFAFFEPFFFIGYLISIAIFGLYEAIFMANAGGAWDNAKKVVEVELKAKGTPLHDATVVGDTVGDPFKDTSSVAMNPVIKFTTLFGLLAVELAVSLEKNGGPLGRILALAFFIVSAFFVWRSFYGMRIGSLKNE
- a CDS encoding PGN_0703 family putative restriction endonuclease produces the protein MPTASHLRREIIVRNQRRVRNGAEVGVKSYGRDEVVVYSESPDGRSHGNFFPESYAAILKRPEWRRRLAKVHTGRRNLPNTEKWKELDACTSSDALLMNIFCHPETLAEGKLRRLMSVDMEAEPEFGVRVAAPLQNGHRDRTEVDMRWGDLLVEAKLTETDFQCCREELVERYRDFDELFDAKSLARGEAGYANYQLIRGVLAAASNDDRFCVIADARRPDLRERWFAVMQSVRSYDLRMRCQMLTWQEICAVLPEILQQWLGEKYGIFTPGTEPTMDAEEWYW
- a CDS encoding WG repeat-containing protein, which translates into the protein MAILQLGGGNCGYINRSGKIVITPRFDYCTDFVMPEARNTAF
- a CDS encoding WG repeat-containing protein — encoded protein: MNGAKPSFLIITAISAFTVNAQQPTSSDQPRAMVCIQEKCSFVDTAGNRVYALDFERARGFSEGMAAVQLNGHWGFIDKTGAPKIAPRFDSVGNFSEGLATVMVAKRYGFVDPSGRVVIEPQFRDAGAFSEGLSPVRIGEMYGYIDTSGTVRIALKFDTATLFEEGFAAVSHNGKTQYIDTAGNPLRTVELGNGAGRFSDGLASVHIGDKWGYIDASGNLAIKAEFDGAVDFSEGVAVVGRDQHYWIIDRSGKAVTRSRYLNSIGCQGFKFSEGLLSGAARQRVRVHRPLRQSRYSS